One genomic region from Thermoleptolyngbya sichuanensis A183 encodes:
- a CDS encoding NYN domain-containing protein, giving the protein MRGEVQLRPDRLAVLIDADNVNADVVEPLFKEVSKYGTAYIKRIYGDWTTPQLKQWKDKLSEFAIQPVQQFPYTKGKNATDAALIIEAMDLLYTQNFDGFCIVSSDSDFTPLANRIRASGLVVYGFGERMKTPRAFVQACDKFTYIDILQQTEALAVAAVAETKESPLPKANQAKSGATVKLQPTNLEEAKSILQEVYEVAAEDESWVELGLFGNRLTQLHPDFDSRTYGCKQLKQLVKVVDIFDVQETPNKSVQIKLKA; this is encoded by the coding sequence ATGAGAGGAGAAGTACAGCTACGCCCCGATCGCCTTGCCGTTTTGATCGATGCGGATAATGTCAATGCCGACGTTGTAGAGCCGCTGTTCAAAGAGGTTTCTAAGTACGGTACTGCTTACATCAAACGGATCTACGGCGACTGGACAACCCCTCAACTCAAGCAATGGAAAGATAAGCTATCTGAGTTTGCGATCCAGCCCGTGCAGCAGTTTCCCTATACTAAAGGTAAGAATGCAACAGATGCGGCGCTGATTATTGAAGCAATGGATCTCTTGTATACACAGAACTTTGATGGGTTTTGTATTGTTTCTAGCGATAGTGATTTTACGCCTCTGGCAAATCGAATTCGAGCATCAGGGCTGGTTGTTTATGGCTTTGGTGAACGCATGAAAACTCCAAGAGCCTTTGTTCAAGCTTGCGACAAGTTTACCTATATCGACATTCTGCAACAGACAGAAGCGCTAGCAGTTGCCGCAGTTGCCGAGACAAAAGAAAGTCCGTTACCAAAAGCGAATCAGGCTAAGAGTGGAGCGACAGTTAAGCTCCAACCCACGAATTTAGAAGAGGCGAAGAGCATTCTCCAAGAAGTGTATGAGGTTGCTGCGGAGGATGAGAGCTGGGTGGAGCTAGGCTTATTCGGCAACCGCCTAACGCAGCTTCATCCAGATTTTGATTCTCGTACCTACGGCTGTAAGCAGCTTAAGCAGTTAGTTAAAGTTGTTGACATTTTTGATGTCCAGGAAACTCCAAATAAATCAGTACAGATTAAACTCAAGGCTTAA